From a region of the Methanolobus tindarius DSM 2278 genome:
- a CDS encoding phenylacetate--CoA ligase family protein gives MCNCHDNNSKKLADKENDDADYRNLCDYDTSVETRTASLMDLLKRVIEGSPFYKKKFAEAGVDISEINSLEDISKLPFTTKEELRDAYPLGLQAVPDEEVVRIHSSSGTTGSPVIIPYTKGDVEVWADMMMRCYKMAGLTNMDRIQITPGYGLWTAGIGFQAGAELLGAMAVPMGPGNTEKQLQMMQDLKSTALASTSSYALLLAEEITKRGLKDKIHLTTGIIGSERWSPKMRARIENELGIDTYDIFGLTEIYGPGIALDCSLHDGLHYWSDHLLFEIIDPVTGETLPDGTLGELVITTLTKEGAPLIRYRTRDLTRIYPEPCKCGCPFPRIDRLLGRTDDRIKIKAVNVYPGQIEDVIMRVEGVSSEYQIILEREGGRDSMLFRVEIENADDPEVNKQRSKQMNKAFHDFIGVSVDVECVPIGALPRSEKKSKRVIDNREM, from the coding sequence ATGTGTAACTGTCACGATAACAACAGCAAGAAGCTTGCAGATAAAGAGAACGATGATGCTGATTACCGCAATCTCTGTGACTATGATACATCCGTGGAAACAAGAACTGCCAGTCTCATGGACCTTCTGAAAAGAGTAATCGAAGGCAGTCCATTTTACAAGAAAAAGTTTGCAGAAGCCGGTGTTGATATTAGCGAGATTAACTCGCTTGAAGATATCAGCAAGCTTCCTTTCACCACAAAAGAAGAACTCAGGGATGCCTATCCATTGGGATTACAAGCTGTTCCAGATGAGGAAGTCGTGAGGATACATTCATCTTCAGGGACAACCGGAAGCCCGGTAATTATTCCTTACACAAAAGGGGATGTAGAAGTCTGGGCTGACATGATGATGCGCTGCTATAAGATGGCAGGGCTCACAAATATGGACAGGATACAGATAACTCCTGGTTATGGATTATGGACTGCAGGAATCGGATTTCAGGCAGGTGCGGAACTTCTGGGTGCAATGGCTGTACCTATGGGTCCGGGAAACACTGAAAAGCAACTCCAGATGATGCAGGACCTCAAATCCACAGCTCTTGCAAGCACTTCATCCTATGCTCTCCTGCTTGCTGAAGAGATTACAAAAAGAGGGCTGAAAGATAAGATTCACCTGACCACAGGTATTATAGGTTCAGAACGCTGGAGTCCTAAGATGAGGGCCCGTATTGAGAATGAACTGGGAATTGATACATATGATATCTTCGGCCTCACCGAGATATACGGTCCCGGAATTGCTCTTGATTGCTCACTACATGATGGTCTTCATTATTGGTCTGACCATCTGCTCTTTGAGATCATAGACCCTGTAACCGGGGAAACTCTGCCGGATGGAACTCTTGGTGAGCTGGTTATCACCACGCTTACAAAGGAAGGTGCACCGCTCATACGTTACAGGACAAGAGATCTGACTCGTATCTATCCGGAACCTTGCAAATGCGGATGTCCTTTCCCGCGTATTGACCGCCTTCTTGGTCGTACTGATGACCGCATCAAGATCAAGGCTGTGAATGTCTACCCCGGACAGATAGAGGATGTAATCATGAGGGTGGAAGGTGTGAGCAGTGAATACCAGATTATCCTTGAAAGAGAAGGTGGAAGGGACAGTATGCTCTTCAGGGTTGAGATAGAGAATGCTGATGATCCTGAGGTCAATAAACAAAGATCAAAACAGATGAACAAGGCTTTCCATGATTTCATCGGTGTAAGCGTTGATGTGGAATGTGTTCCGATAGGAGCATTGCCACGTAGTGAAAAGAAGAGTAAGAGAGTTATTGATAATAGGGAGATGTGA
- a CDS encoding type II secretion system F family protein, whose translation MTEIKESSEMQAEDIPEEIIGEVGEDISAENQTTQEPLSDGKKGKKKKSKKSKSSFDFDHYVKKILIYVEIFKKIPYVLIGDKIKARKESYENLQTQLNQARIPISHEMYISNAIFYSLVAGIVGALVGLFLTYTVVVLVGLPEQLTNLTFSPRFAWLLSFKEIFVGFFITGIFIVGMGGVVYALFMLLPGFQASERKAKIDMQLPYAVTFMYALSKGGMNIIDVFRAIARSEDTYGEVSKEIDAIVRDMDYFGHDLRTALSNASDTTPSDRFQDLMYNLLTVIDSGGNIPNYFRDKSEQYLIKAEVDQKGFLETLGLLAESYVTAFVAGPLFIIIMGVMMAVMGSGTTTMVYAIIYAVLPIGSVMFVVMISIITPTELGEPKLLPTTETLDHGIPDVPANLKQVYDEEGELVDETDEKVRNRGYFTDFIKSKKSLALKSIALNPLKPMLKEPLTTLVITIPLALFVVLMPMLMNMNRIRNPAFFVDFIDDKIVLALFIIIIPLSIFHEIKSRRKRKLENSFPDFMKKLASTNETGMTLRDSIRLMAKSDTDTLSKEIRKIWHDIFWGLEINDALIRFANRLRTQVVTRSLSLITKANESSGDIGEVLLVAARDAASEQGMKRERAMSMMIYIVIIYISFFVFVGVIFVISTTFLTEMAEAGQQMAESGSSSGGFLGSFDLEAYTRLFKHASIIQGMSSGLMAGAMGEGNVMSGLKHSVIMVAIGYAIFTLFV comes from the coding sequence GTGACTGAGATTAAAGAAAGTTCTGAGATGCAGGCAGAAGATATCCCTGAAGAGATTATTGGTGAAGTAGGGGAAGACATATCTGCTGAAAACCAGACAACTCAGGAACCGCTAAGTGATGGTAAAAAGGGAAAAAAGAAGAAATCCAAAAAATCAAAGAGCAGTTTTGATTTTGACCATTACGTGAAAAAGATCTTAATTTACGTAGAGATATTTAAAAAAATACCTTATGTACTTATTGGAGATAAGATTAAAGCCAGAAAGGAAAGCTATGAAAACCTGCAAACGCAGCTTAACCAGGCACGTATACCCATCTCTCATGAGATGTACATATCAAATGCTATCTTCTATTCCCTTGTTGCGGGAATTGTAGGTGCTCTTGTCGGGTTATTCCTCACATACACTGTTGTTGTACTTGTAGGATTACCTGAGCAACTGACAAACCTGACATTCAGTCCGAGATTTGCATGGTTGCTGTCCTTTAAAGAAATATTTGTCGGTTTTTTCATTACTGGCATTTTTATAGTAGGAATGGGGGGAGTAGTTTATGCCTTGTTCATGCTTTTACCTGGATTCCAGGCAAGTGAAAGAAAGGCCAAGATAGACATGCAGCTTCCTTATGCTGTTACATTCATGTACGCCCTCAGTAAAGGCGGAATGAATATTATTGATGTTTTCAGAGCGATTGCAAGGTCAGAGGATACATACGGAGAAGTATCCAAGGAGATAGATGCCATTGTAAGGGATATGGACTATTTCGGACATGACCTGAGAACTGCACTTTCAAATGCTTCGGATACAACACCTTCTGACAGGTTCCAGGATCTGATGTATAACCTTCTTACTGTTATTGACAGTGGAGGTAATATTCCAAACTATTTCCGTGACAAATCAGAACAATATCTTATAAAGGCGGAAGTTGACCAGAAAGGATTCCTTGAAACACTGGGACTTCTGGCAGAATCATACGTCACTGCCTTTGTAGCTGGCCCGCTGTTTATTATCATCATGGGTGTCATGATGGCTGTCATGGGTTCAGGAACCACCACCATGGTATATGCTATCATTTACGCTGTACTGCCTATTGGTTCTGTAATGTTTGTTGTGATGATCAGTATTATCACACCTACTGAACTTGGAGAACCAAAACTGCTGCCTACCACTGAAACTCTTGACCATGGAATACCTGATGTTCCGGCAAACCTTAAACAGGTTTATGATGAAGAGGGTGAACTTGTAGATGAAACTGATGAAAAAGTCCGCAACAGAGGCTATTTCACAGATTTTATCAAGTCTAAGAAATCTCTTGCTTTAAAGAGTATTGCATTAAACCCTCTAAAACCAATGTTAAAGGAGCCACTTACAACACTTGTTATTACAATTCCACTGGCTTTGTTCGTTGTTCTTATGCCAATGCTAATGAACATGAACAGGATAAGAAATCCTGCATTCTTTGTGGATTTTATCGATGACAAGATTGTACTGGCACTGTTTATAATCATTATTCCACTTTCCATATTCCATGAAATAAAATCCAGAAGAAAGAGAAAACTTGAGAACAGCTTCCCGGATTTTATGAAGAAACTTGCCAGTACTAATGAAACCGGTATGACTCTAAGGGATTCAATCAGACTTATGGCAAAGTCAGATACCGATACACTGAGCAAGGAAATAAGGAAAATATGGCATGACATCTTCTGGGGACTTGAAATAAATGACGCACTGATACGATTTGCAAATCGTCTGAGAACCCAGGTTGTAACCAGGTCACTCTCACTTATCACAAAGGCAAATGAGTCAAGCGGAGATATCGGCGAGGTTCTGCTGGTAGCTGCGAGGGATGCAGCGTCAGAGCAGGGCATGAAAAGAGAACGTGCAATGAGTATGATGATCTACATTGTCATCATCTACATATCGTTCTTCGTCTTTGTCGGCGTTATATTTGTCATTTCAACAACATTCCTTACCGAGATGGCAGAAGCAGGACAGCAAATGGCAGAATCGGGATCATCAAGCGGAGGATTCCTCGGAAGCTTTGACCTTGAAGCATATACACGCCTTTTCAAGCATGCATCCATTATCCAGGGAATGAGTTCAGGACTCATGGCAGGTGCCATGGGAGAAGGAAATGTTATGTCCGGCCTGAAACACTCTGTTATCATGGTGGCAATAGGATATGCGATATTCACACTCTTTGTCTGA
- the rnhB gene encoding ribonuclease HII, giving the protein MKIAGLDEAGKGPVIGPMCIGGVMLDDAKESTLRNLGVADSKKISPKKRVQLAGQIEKYSEKVFVLEVSAEQIDELRTLMSMNDIMVVAFSKVLEQLHPETAYADAADVNEERFGFRLLEEYRKNNPEKADNLTIISKHKADASYPIVSAASIVAKVRRDQLIEDLKAEHDVDFGSGYPSDPKTKKFLAEWYGENGELPDFVRHSWKTVENVIKNAEAENQQE; this is encoded by the coding sequence ATGAAAATAGCCGGATTAGACGAAGCTGGAAAAGGGCCGGTAATAGGACCAATGTGTATCGGCGGTGTTATGCTTGACGATGCAAAGGAAAGTACACTAAGGAATCTTGGAGTTGCCGATTCAAAGAAAATCAGTCCTAAGAAAAGAGTACAACTTGCAGGCCAGATAGAAAAATATTCTGAGAAGGTTTTTGTTCTGGAAGTATCCGCTGAGCAAATAGATGAGCTCAGGACTCTTATGAGCATGAACGATATTATGGTGGTTGCATTCTCAAAAGTGCTTGAACAGCTTCATCCAGAAACAGCCTATGCCGATGCTGCCGATGTTAACGAAGAAAGGTTTGGCTTCAGACTTCTGGAAGAATACCGTAAGAACAATCCTGAAAAAGCTGATAATCTTACAATAATTTCTAAGCACAAAGCTGATGCAAGTTATCCGATAGTTTCTGCTGCATCTATCGTTGCCAAGGTACGCAGAGACCAGCTTATAGAAGATTTAAAAGCTGAACATGACGTAGATTTTGGAAGCGGTTATCCATCAGACCCTAAAACTAAGAAGTTCCTAGCCGAATGGTATGGAGAGAATGGAGAATTGCCTGATTTTGTGAGACATTCCTGGAAGACGGTGGAGAATGTTATTAAGAATGCTGAAGCTGAAAATCAGCAGGAATAA
- a CDS encoding CDP-alcohol phosphatidyltransferase family protein, with the protein MFSELKDTIRSSILPLVKWIPLSPNSLTIIGLLISIWAAVVFATGNMIAGALLILFSGFFDMIDGAVARAKNRMSVFGAVLDSVCDRYADAIVFAGIIYGSVTGTIVQPSLFSVPMWFWVIFAVIGSYMVSYVRSRAESAGVSSMNIGIAERPERMIILVLGSLSGYLVESIVLIVILTHITMVQRLLYAKKELS; encoded by the coding sequence ATGTTCAGTGAACTCAAAGATACTATCAGGTCATCGATATTACCGCTAGTGAAATGGATACCGCTATCTCCAAACTCTCTCACCATCATTGGTCTTCTTATAAGCATCTGGGCGGCTGTTGTTTTTGCCACAGGCAACATGATAGCAGGAGCTTTACTAATACTCTTCAGCGGTTTCTTTGACATGATAGACGGTGCCGTTGCCAGGGCAAAGAATCGTATGTCAGTATTCGGAGCGGTTCTGGATTCCGTTTGTGACAGGTATGCAGATGCAATTGTATTTGCAGGAATCATTTATGGTTCCGTTACCGGCACTATCGTCCAACCCAGCTTGTTCTCAGTGCCAATGTGGTTCTGGGTTATTTTTGCCGTCATTGGATCATACATGGTGAGTTACGTGCGTTCCAGAGCAGAAAGCGCAGGTGTAAGTTCAATGAATATCGGTATAGCCGAAAGACCTGAACGCATGATTATCCTTGTATTAGGTTCACTTAGTGGATATCTTGTCGAATCCATTGTCCTGATAGTTATTCTTACACACATAACAATGGTGCAGCGTTTGCTCTATGCAAAAAAAGAGCTTTCATGA
- the purS gene encoding phosphoribosylformylglycinamidine synthase subunit PurS, whose amino-acid sequence MQYQADVTIELKSGMLDPEGTTIKRALEHLGYETESVKTAKKYTIDLQAENIHDARETVEQMCQKLIANPIIHNYEISLRELQ is encoded by the coding sequence ATGCAATATCAGGCAGATGTAACCATTGAACTTAAAAGCGGTATGCTTGACCCTGAAGGCACAACCATCAAAAGGGCACTTGAACACCTTGGATATGAAACCGAGAGTGTGAAAACAGCTAAGAAATACACAATTGATCTTCAGGCAGAGAACATCCATGATGCCAGAGAGACAGTCGAGCAGATGTGCCAGAAGCTCATCGCAAACCCGATAATCCATAATTATGAAATCTCCCTGAGGGAACTGCAATGA
- a CDS encoding diphthine--ammonia ligase, with the protein MCSITGFFNNDNSLEHALSSLEITKNRGLDGIGICTNENVFRAEDVDSLSIDSEIPERNVMGHRLHSMVNFVLQPLVYKGKIAANCEIYNWKELAEKYDIKAKNDTDLLIQLIEKKAENRETEMMQLIDDVLREVIGVYAIAYWLDDTVYIARDIVGLKPLWYSNSDGFAFCSEKKALARNGFADIKELNPREILAYNIKTGSLEKFNREFFSIIPEHEGSMAELEKVMLEKLEDSISIRMPEEKFGILFSGGLDSTIIACLCKLMGKNPGIDFTCYTAGLAGVQLPPDVEYAKKMAYELGLDLKIKIIDLDEVEEYLKDVVPLVEDSNVPKVGVALTMYAACVAAREDGIRVMFSGSGADEIFAGYDRHKRSTDISRDCYADVLKIYEKNTYRDDVVSMNNNIELRVPYLDKRFVAYCLKIPPEYKINEEQNKLILRMLAEEIGIPAEVSQRRKQAAQYGSRFDKAIGKLAKKAGCKTKTEYLKQFYGQPNLKLGVLFSSGKDSNYAMHVMQQQNYSIECLITIKSQNLDSYMFHTPNIDLVRLQAEAMELPLIEELTKGEKEKELDDMKNAIIRAKDEYGIEGVITGALYSNYQRERIEKVCDELGLKAFSPLWHIDQEKEMYQLLDLGFEFIFSSVAAYGLNKSWVGRIISEKDIEKLVRLNEKIGLNVAGEGGEFESFVTDGPMYHKKIEIREMEVIERDEYTAKVVITNAVLVDKE; encoded by the coding sequence ATGTGCTCAATTACAGGCTTTTTTAATAATGATAATTCACTGGAACATGCTCTGAGTTCCCTTGAAATTACAAAGAACAGAGGACTTGACGGAATTGGAATCTGCACCAATGAAAACGTTTTCCGTGCAGAGGATGTCGATTCACTTAGTATAGATAGTGAAATCCCTGAGAGAAACGTAATGGGACACAGACTGCACTCCATGGTTAACTTTGTTCTGCAGCCTCTTGTTTATAAGGGAAAAATAGCTGCCAACTGTGAGATATACAACTGGAAAGAGCTCGCAGAGAAATATGATATCAAAGCCAAAAATGACACTGACCTGCTGATCCAGCTTATCGAGAAGAAAGCCGAAAACCGTGAAACCGAAATGATGCAGCTCATAGACGATGTGCTCCGTGAGGTAATTGGTGTCTATGCAATCGCCTACTGGCTGGATGATACAGTTTACATTGCAAGGGACATTGTTGGCCTTAAGCCACTCTGGTACAGTAATTCTGATGGCTTTGCATTTTGCTCTGAGAAAAAAGCACTTGCAAGAAATGGATTTGCCGATATCAAGGAACTAAATCCAAGAGAGATACTGGCTTACAACATCAAAACCGGAAGCCTTGAAAAATTCAACAGGGAATTCTTCTCTATTATACCTGAGCACGAAGGCAGCATGGCAGAACTTGAAAAAGTAATGCTTGAGAAACTGGAAGATTCAATATCCATACGGATGCCCGAAGAGAAATTCGGAATCCTGTTCTCAGGAGGACTTGACTCCACAATAATCGCCTGTCTGTGCAAACTTATGGGTAAAAATCCGGGAATTGATTTTACATGCTACACTGCAGGTCTTGCAGGAGTACAGCTTCCACCGGATGTAGAATACGCAAAGAAGATGGCTTATGAACTGGGACTTGACCTGAAAATCAAAATTATTGATCTTGATGAAGTTGAGGAATATCTCAAAGATGTTGTCCCTCTTGTTGAAGATAGTAACGTCCCAAAAGTTGGCGTTGCTCTCACAATGTATGCAGCATGTGTAGCTGCAAGGGAAGATGGCATCCGTGTAATGTTCTCTGGTTCAGGAGCCGATGAGATATTCGCAGGTTATGACCGCCATAAGCGTTCTACGGACATAAGCAGGGACTGCTATGCTGATGTGCTGAAAATCTACGAAAAAAACACCTATCGGGATGATGTCGTTTCAATGAACAACAATATCGAGCTGCGTGTTCCTTATCTTGACAAAAGGTTTGTGGCCTATTGCCTGAAAATCCCACCTGAATATAAAATAAATGAAGAACAGAATAAACTCATACTGCGCATGCTTGCTGAGGAGATTGGTATTCCTGCCGAGGTCAGCCAGCGCAGGAAACAGGCAGCTCAGTATGGAAGTCGCTTTGACAAGGCCATCGGGAAACTTGCAAAGAAAGCAGGATGCAAAACAAAGACTGAATACCTGAAGCAGTTCTACGGACAGCCAAACCTCAAACTTGGTGTGCTTTTCAGCTCAGGTAAGGACAGCAACTATGCTATGCATGTGATGCAACAGCAAAACTACTCAATTGAGTGCCTTATTACAATCAAGAGCCAGAACCTTGATTCATACATGTTCCACACTCCTAATATTGACCTTGTACGCCTTCAGGCAGAAGCAATGGAACTCCCACTCATCGAAGAACTCACAAAGGGAGAAAAAGAGAAAGAACTCGATGACATGAAAAATGCCATTATCCGTGCAAAGGATGAGTACGGTATTGAAGGAGTTATCACAGGAGCTCTTTATTCAAATTACCAGCGTGAGAGGATCGAGAAGGTTTGCGATGAACTAGGACTCAAAGCTTTTTCACCACTGTGGCACATTGATCAGGAAAAAGAGATGTACCAACTCCTTGACCTTGGATTCGAATTCATATTCAGCAGCGTAGCTGCGTATGGCCTTAACAAAAGCTGGGTCGGGCGTATAATCAGTGAAAAAGACATCGAGAAACTTGTCAGGCTCAACGAGAAGATAGGACTCAATGTTGCCGGTGAAGGCGGCGAGTTTGAGAGCTTTGTAACTGACGGACCGATGTATCACAAAAAAATAGAGATTCGTGAAATGGAAGTCATCGAGAGGGATGAGTACACTGCAAAGGTGGTTATCACCAATGCAGTGCTTGTGGATAAAGAGTGA
- a CDS encoding indolepyruvate oxidoreductase subunit beta yields the protein MKFDILIAGVGGQGVVLASRLLATAAMDAGFHVATAETIGMAQREGSVTSHVRIGEDVSGSLIPQGKADLLIGLEPAEAARNSIFLGKDGNMVVNEHAIMPSTQGCDEYDPEKILEFLKKSCPQTITADFTGLAKDAGTYKAANVAMIAASAGAGLLPFSEEYLWGVLEKMIPEKYREVNRRVFDKAIESVSGKSEKSSKEANKDK from the coding sequence ATGAAATTCGATATTCTTATTGCAGGTGTTGGTGGCCAGGGTGTTGTATTGGCTTCCCGTTTGCTTGCTACCGCTGCCATGGATGCAGGTTTCCATGTTGCTACTGCTGAGACCATAGGAATGGCACAGAGAGAAGGGTCTGTTACCAGCCATGTAAGAATTGGCGAGGATGTTTCTGGTTCACTGATACCACAGGGAAAAGCAGACCTGCTTATTGGTCTTGAACCTGCAGAGGCTGCAAGGAACAGTATTTTCCTCGGCAAAGATGGTAATATGGTTGTCAATGAGCATGCTATAATGCCTTCAACACAGGGTTGCGATGAATATGACCCGGAGAAAATACTGGAGTTCCTGAAAAAGAGTTGTCCACAAACAATTACTGCTGATTTCACTGGACTTGCAAAGGATGCTGGAACATACAAGGCTGCTAATGTTGCCATGATAGCAGCATCTGCAGGTGCTGGTCTTTTACCATTCTCCGAAGAATATCTGTGGGGTGTGCTTGAGAAGATGATCCCTGAGAAGTACAGGGAAGTTAACCGCAGGGTTTTTGATAAGGCTATTGAAAGTGTTTCAGGAAAATCAGAGAAATCCTCCAAAGAAGCAAATAAGGACAAATGA
- a CDS encoding type II/IV secretion system ATPase subunit — MADDQSNVSEEESSIHNKKENTEEVSSDQETDDEILNTDIMKEMSEIEKDREKFEKDFAQLLSTTEENTAEDEEEQEADEEESDENFGILLPRSPNFGPSKPLITGTVDEEKTPEPLPEEDEIIEKEDSIDTQTEEIEIIAPEEELISPESPESESEDKTEDAQEQSDEKKVKPGFVDKIKNIFKQTEMELDPYDPEIHGPITEFKGEEGYEEIERYWVNEPYAFIVILFNEDRNSHLYYIVEPELTDFEHTFLLEIKDRLRDVLLVEEINEEEDDKEAVLESKIRSIIKDYTIEITPPMLEKISYYIKRDFVRFGKIDALMMDDSIEDVSGNGHDVPIFLYHRAHQNIATNVVYEEDELNSFIIQMAQRSGKHISVAEPMVDATMPDGSRIQMTLGTSVTAHGSTFTIRKFSDTPITPVDLIKWGTFSSESMAYLWLCIENNKSLIYAGGTASGKTSSLNAVSLFIPEKAKVITLEDTRELKLPHPNWIPSITRDSFTADERGAVDMYDLLKAALRQRPEFLLVGEVRGKEALTLFQAMSTGHTTFSTMHADSVASAIHRLENPPISVPRTMIQALDIMSIQSQTYTKGKRVRRNIKLVEIVDIDPNTRNIRTNDIFVWDSEADVFVRTGESKALFDIKMRRGWAQGKVDQELYYRQKILEYMVKNGINDFQEISDIINAYQSTPEKVLKKLQLE, encoded by the coding sequence ATGGCCGATGACCAATCTAATGTTTCTGAGGAAGAATCTTCCATTCATAATAAAAAAGAAAATACTGAAGAAGTTTCCAGTGATCAGGAAACTGATGATGAAATCCTTAACACTGATATAATGAAGGAAATGTCGGAAATAGAAAAAGACAGAGAGAAATTTGAAAAGGATTTTGCTCAACTGCTCAGTACTACTGAGGAAAACACCGCAGAGGATGAAGAAGAGCAAGAGGCAGATGAAGAAGAAAGTGATGAGAATTTTGGAATTTTGCTCCCAAGATCGCCTAATTTCGGCCCTTCAAAACCATTAATAACTGGAACTGTTGATGAGGAAAAAACTCCGGAACCTCTGCCAGAAGAAGATGAAATAATTGAGAAGGAAGATTCTATAGATACACAAACAGAAGAAATTGAAATCATTGCACCGGAAGAAGAACTAATTTCCCCGGAAAGCCCCGAATCAGAATCGGAGGATAAAACAGAGGATGCACAGGAACAGTCTGATGAAAAGAAAGTGAAGCCTGGATTTGTTGACAAAATAAAAAATATCTTCAAACAAACCGAGATGGAACTCGATCCATATGATCCTGAAATACATGGACCTATTACGGAATTTAAAGGCGAGGAAGGATATGAAGAGATTGAGCGTTACTGGGTAAATGAACCATACGCATTCATCGTTATCTTATTCAATGAAGACCGCAACAGTCATCTTTACTATATTGTCGAACCTGAACTTACTGATTTTGAACATACTTTCCTCCTTGAAATTAAAGACCGGTTAAGAGACGTGCTTCTTGTGGAAGAAATCAACGAGGAAGAAGACGATAAGGAAGCAGTACTTGAGTCTAAAATACGTTCCATAATTAAAGATTACACCATTGAAATAACTCCTCCAATGCTGGAAAAAATATCATATTACATCAAGAGGGACTTTGTCAGGTTCGGAAAGATTGATGCCCTGATGATGGATGACTCCATTGAAGATGTGTCCGGCAATGGCCATGACGTACCAATTTTCCTTTATCACAGGGCGCACCAGAATATCGCTACCAATGTAGTCTATGAAGAAGATGAACTAAACTCTTTTATTATCCAGATGGCCCAGAGAAGTGGTAAACACATTTCGGTTGCAGAACCTATGGTTGATGCGACCATGCCGGATGGTTCCAGGATCCAGATGACTCTGGGTACAAGTGTTACCGCACACGGCAGTACATTTACCATCCGTAAGTTCAGTGATACACCAATAACACCTGTAGACCTTATAAAATGGGGAACTTTCTCCTCAGAATCCATGGCATATCTCTGGCTCTGCATTGAAAACAACAAGAGTTTGATCTATGCAGGTGGTACTGCATCAGGTAAGACCTCTTCACTTAACGCAGTTTCACTCTTTATTCCAGAAAAAGCCAAGGTCATCACACTTGAAGATACAAGAGAACTCAAACTACCTCATCCAAACTGGATCCCAAGTATCACCAGGGATTCGTTCACCGCAGATGAAAGAGGAGCCGTCGACATGTACGACCTGCTAAAGGCAGCTCTGAGGCAAAGACCTGAATTCCTGCTTGTGGGTGAGGTAAGAGGTAAGGAAGCACTCACTCTTTTCCAGGCAATGTCAACAGGACACACTACATTCTCAACAATGCACGCTGACTCTGTTGCATCTGCCATTCACAGACTTGAAAATCCGCCTATCAGTGTTCCACGTACAATGATCCAGGCACTGGATATCATGAGCATCCAGTCACAGACGTACACCAAGGGCAAGCGTGTAAGAAGGAACATCAAACTGGTAGAGATTGTTGACATCGATCCGAATACAAGGAACATAAGGACAAACGATATCTTTGTCTGGGATTCAGAGGCAGACGTGTTCGTCCGCACAGGTGAATCGAAAGCCCTTTTTGACATCAAGATGAGACGTGGTTGGGCACAGGGTAAGGTAGATCAGGAATTGTACTATCGCCAGAAGATCCTGGAATACATGGTAAAGAATGGAATCAATGATTTCCAGGAAATTTCGGACATTATCAATGCTTACCAGTCCACACCGGAAAAGGTCCTGAAAAAATTACAACTTGAATAA
- the purQ gene encoding phosphoribosylformylglycinamidine synthase subunit PurQ: MSIGIVQFGGSNCDLDVLHVLKDVIGADAELVWYKEEDLSRFDGIVVPGGFSYGDYLRAGAIAARTPIMASIKKLAEAGKPVIGICNGFQILTESGLLDGALTTNNYPKFKCESTLLRVETTDTPFTSKFKKGEVVSIPIAHMEGNFYADEETLSKLENNDQVVFRYVDKEGKVTDEANPNGSQENIAGIVSAKKNVLGMMPHPERASEEILGSKDGIKIFESMMEFISKN, translated from the coding sequence ATGAGTATAGGTATTGTACAGTTTGGTGGCAGCAATTGTGACCTTGACGTGTTGCATGTCCTTAAAGATGTAATCGGAGCAGACGCTGAACTCGTATGGTACAAGGAAGAAGACCTTTCTCGTTTTGACGGTATAGTTGTTCCCGGAGGATTCTCATACGGAGATTACCTCAGAGCCGGTGCCATTGCAGCACGTACTCCTATCATGGCTTCAATCAAGAAACTTGCAGAAGCAGGCAAACCTGTAATAGGTATATGCAACGGTTTCCAGATACTGACCGAATCAGGTCTTCTTGACGGAGCTCTTACAACTAACAACTATCCAAAATTCAAATGTGAATCTACACTTCTGAGAGTTGAGACAACTGACACTCCTTTCACTTCAAAATTCAAGAAAGGTGAGGTAGTCAGCATTCCTATCGCTCACATGGAAGGTAATTTCTACGCAGATGAAGAAACCCTTTCAAAACTTGAAAACAACGATCAGGTTGTATTCAGATACGTGGACAAGGAAGGCAAAGTAACAGACGAGGCAAATCCTAACGGCTCACAGGAAAACATTGCAGGTATTGTAAGTGCAAAGAAGAATGTACTCGGTATGATGCCACACCCTGAGAGAGCTTCAGAGGAAATACTCGGCTCAAAAGACGGTATAAAGATATTCGAATCAATGATGGAATTTATTTCCAAAAATTGA